The following coding sequences lie in one Kribbella sp. NBC_00709 genomic window:
- a CDS encoding GNAT family N-acetyltransferase: protein MLIRERRAEDLPVCVDILRTVHERAGYPINWPADPARWLTPEAALGCWVAVSDGRVVGHVVLTAVGDHAEVERLFVDPQATGRGTGRQLLGHCVTAAAELERPLSLEVVDNRGAAVHLYRRAGWLETGRTPIDWGGSQASQLIRFTAPAERTRE from the coding sequence GTGCTGATCCGGGAACGCCGTGCCGAGGACCTGCCTGTCTGCGTCGACATCCTCCGAACCGTTCACGAGCGGGCCGGGTATCCGATCAACTGGCCCGCCGACCCGGCGCGGTGGCTGACACCGGAGGCAGCCCTCGGGTGCTGGGTTGCCGTCAGTGACGGACGGGTCGTGGGGCACGTGGTGCTGACGGCAGTGGGTGATCACGCCGAGGTGGAGCGCCTGTTCGTCGACCCGCAGGCGACCGGCCGGGGGACCGGCCGTCAGTTGCTCGGCCACTGTGTCACCGCGGCAGCCGAGCTCGAGCGGCCGCTCTCACTCGAGGTGGTCGACAACCGCGGTGCCGCCGTGCACCTTTACCGGCGCGCGGGCTGGCTGGAAACCGGCCGTACACCGATCGACTGGGGCGGCAGTCAGGCCTCGCAGCTCATCCGCTTCACGGCGCCTGCGGAGCGAACTCGTGAGTAG
- the shbA gene encoding RNA polymerase sigma factor ShbA: MTEVRVPDTHDRVELRDLAALAGDGDRTALNDLLTRVRAVAHRYVRSRLWTYPGGADMVDDVAQEVCVAVFGALSRYRDEGRPFEAFVYGIAARKVADAQRAFAVADVSTPDLPDGADESPTPEERAVRQSEVQHIMGLLDKLPEKLREILRLRVVAGMSAEETGRALGMTPGAVRVAQHRALNTLRGFVGHEAQLERGRAGEGHHG, from the coding sequence GTGACCGAGGTACGAGTACCTGACACCCACGACCGGGTCGAGCTTAGGGATCTTGCCGCGCTGGCCGGCGACGGGGACCGCACAGCTCTTAACGACCTGCTCACCAGGGTGCGCGCTGTGGCGCACCGATATGTACGGTCCCGTCTGTGGACCTATCCCGGCGGCGCCGACATGGTCGACGACGTCGCACAGGAAGTTTGTGTCGCGGTGTTCGGCGCGCTGAGCCGGTACCGTGACGAGGGGAGGCCTTTCGAGGCTTTCGTCTACGGCATCGCGGCCCGCAAGGTCGCCGATGCCCAGCGTGCGTTCGCGGTCGCCGACGTTTCGACGCCGGACCTGCCGGACGGCGCGGACGAGTCACCGACGCCGGAGGAGCGCGCGGTCCGGCAGTCCGAGGTCCAGCACATCATGGGCCTGCTGGACAAGCTGCCGGAGAAGTTGCGGGAGATTCTGCGACTCCGGGTGGTTGCGGGGATGTCAGCCGAGGAGACCGGCCGGGCACTGGGGATGACACCGGGGGCGGTGAGGGTCGCACAGCATCGGGCGTTGAACACGCTCAGGGGGTTTGTGGGGCATGAAGCACAGCTGGAACGAGGAAGAGCAGGGGAGGGGCATCATGGCTGA
- a CDS encoding acyl-CoA thioester hydrolase/BAAT C-terminal domain-containing protein has protein sequence MSTGVLLLHGSSGTPDADRARVLEAEGYDVLAPRWTVTHEVPLESFPLDELAVRNDRLVVMGSSWGAEAALLLGALDARVDTVVAFAPSAYVWGRLLDDGSQRSAWTWQGEPLPFVPFDPDWKPEDDPPSYTGLYRLSAQTAADETRIPVERIGKVLLIAGGDDQVWPAVEFADEIVRRRGERPTRIVIGPEAGHRPVLPGEEPKSAGQRMARGGTEQADRELGERAWAEIRNLLAG, from the coding sequence TTGAGCACCGGCGTCCTGCTTCTGCACGGTTCGAGCGGTACGCCGGACGCCGACCGTGCGCGCGTGCTCGAAGCGGAGGGGTACGACGTACTCGCGCCGCGGTGGACCGTCACGCACGAGGTGCCGCTGGAGTCGTTTCCGCTCGACGAGTTGGCGGTACGCAACGACCGCCTCGTCGTGATGGGCAGCTCCTGGGGTGCTGAGGCAGCACTGCTGCTCGGTGCGCTCGACGCGCGCGTCGACACGGTGGTCGCGTTCGCCCCGAGCGCCTACGTCTGGGGCCGGCTCCTGGACGACGGGAGCCAGCGATCGGCGTGGACCTGGCAGGGCGAGCCGCTGCCGTTCGTACCGTTCGACCCGGACTGGAAGCCCGAGGACGATCCGCCGAGCTACACCGGCCTGTACCGCCTGAGTGCGCAGACGGCTGCCGACGAGACGCGGATCCCGGTGGAGCGCATCGGCAAGGTGTTGCTGATCGCCGGTGGGGACGACCAGGTGTGGCCGGCGGTGGAGTTCGCGGACGAGATCGTCCGCCGGCGTGGTGAGCGTCCGACCCGGATCGTGATCGGGCCGGAGGCTGGGCATCGTCCGGTGCTGCCGGGTGAGGAGCCGAAGTCGGCCGGTCAGCGGATGGCCCGCGGCGGCACCGAGCAAGCCGATCGTGAGCTCGGCGAGCGAGCCTGGGCCGAGATCCGCAACCTGCTCGCAGGCTGA
- a CDS encoding GMC family oxidoreductase, translated as MSFDYDVLVIGSGFGGSVSALRLTEKGYRVAVLEAGARFEDSAFAKNSWDTKRFLFAPKLGMYGIQRISALRDVIILSGAGVGGGSLVYANTLYEPLPAFYTDRQWAHITDWKSELAPYYDQAKRMLGVATYPGFTPADKVMKQVADDLGVGDTFHPTPVGVFFGEAGVEVEDPYFGGAGPRRTGCIDCGECMTGCRHNAKNTLTKNYLYLAEKSGAEVYSLTTVTSVEPLPDGGYAVDTRRTSNRKLTRRFTAQQVVFAASALGTAKLLHRLRDEGKLPGLSDRLGVLTRTNSESLLGAIAKDRDVDYSRGVAITSSFHPDDITHIEPVRYGKGSNVMSLLQTVLTDGDGDKPRWRTWLRELGVQRKNIRRLYDLKHWSERTVIALVMQTADNSITTFGKRDRLGRWRLTSKQGHGAPNPSWIPVANQVVRRMAKLMNGTPGGTIGEPFNVPMTAHFIGGCAIGDSAGTGVVDPYHRVYGYDGLHIVDGSTISANLGVNPSLTITAQAERALSFWPNKGADDPRPAVGSAYQRVQPVKPAHPVVPADAPGALRLPIFPKQSVTES; from the coding sequence GTGAGCTTCGACTACGACGTACTGGTCATCGGGTCCGGGTTCGGCGGGTCCGTCAGTGCGTTGCGGCTGACCGAGAAGGGCTACCGGGTCGCCGTGCTCGAGGCCGGTGCGCGGTTCGAGGACAGTGCGTTCGCGAAGAACTCGTGGGACACCAAGCGGTTTCTGTTCGCGCCGAAGCTGGGGATGTACGGCATCCAGCGGATCAGCGCGCTGCGCGACGTGATCATCCTGTCCGGCGCCGGGGTCGGCGGCGGCAGCCTCGTCTACGCGAACACGCTGTACGAACCGCTGCCCGCGTTCTACACCGATCGTCAGTGGGCGCACATCACCGACTGGAAGTCCGAGCTGGCGCCGTACTACGACCAGGCGAAGCGGATGCTCGGCGTCGCGACGTACCCGGGGTTCACGCCGGCCGACAAGGTGATGAAGCAGGTCGCCGACGACCTGGGCGTGGGCGACACGTTCCACCCGACGCCGGTCGGAGTGTTCTTCGGTGAGGCCGGCGTCGAGGTCGAGGACCCGTACTTCGGTGGCGCCGGACCGCGTCGTACCGGCTGCATCGACTGCGGCGAGTGCATGACCGGCTGCCGGCACAACGCGAAGAACACGCTGACGAAGAACTACCTCTACCTGGCCGAGAAGTCCGGCGCGGAGGTGTACTCGCTGACCACCGTGACCTCGGTCGAGCCGCTGCCGGACGGCGGGTACGCCGTGGACACCCGCCGTACCTCGAACCGGAAGCTCACCCGGCGGTTCACCGCGCAGCAGGTGGTCTTCGCGGCTTCCGCACTCGGTACGGCGAAACTCCTGCACCGGCTCCGCGACGAGGGGAAGCTGCCCGGGCTGTCCGACCGGCTCGGTGTGCTGACCCGGACCAACTCGGAGTCCCTGCTCGGTGCGATCGCGAAGGACCGCGACGTCGACTACAGCCGCGGGGTCGCGATCACATCGTCGTTCCACCCGGACGACATCACCCACATCGAACCGGTCCGGTACGGCAAGGGCAGCAACGTGATGTCGCTGCTGCAGACCGTGCTGACCGACGGCGACGGCGACAAGCCGCGCTGGCGGACCTGGCTGCGGGAGCTCGGCGTGCAGCGGAAGAACATCCGCCGGCTGTACGACCTGAAGCACTGGTCCGAGCGGACCGTGATCGCGCTGGTGATGCAGACCGCGGACAACTCGATCACCACGTTCGGCAAGCGGGACCGGCTCGGCCGCTGGCGGCTGACGTCCAAGCAGGGCCACGGCGCCCCGAACCCGTCCTGGATCCCGGTCGCGAACCAGGTGGTCCGGCGGATGGCGAAGCTGATGAACGGCACCCCGGGCGGGACGATCGGGGAGCCGTTCAACGTGCCGATGACCGCGCACTTCATCGGCGGCTGCGCGATCGGGGACTCGGCCGGGACCGGCGTCGTCGACCCGTACCACCGGGTCTACGGGTACGACGGCCTGCACATCGTCGACGGTTCGACGATCTCCGCGAACCTCGGCGTCAACCCGTCGCTGACGATCACCGCCCAGGCCGAGCGCGCCCTCTCGTTCTGGCCGAACAAGGGCGCTGACGACCCGCGGCCCGCGGTCGGTTCGGCGTACCAGCGGGTGCAGCCGGTGAAGCCCGCGCATCCCGTCGTACCCGCCGATGCGCCGGGTGCTCTTCGGCTGCCGATCTTCCCGAAACAGTCTGTGACGGAGTCGTAA
- a CDS encoding DUF4276 family protein has translation MTTFRQIAIVVEGQTESAFVSEILAPYLQATGVYVTPVIVTTSRLANGTTFKGGGTVWKHYENDIRRLLRATHFHCVSILLDFYAYPRNAPGSDCCDRPHTARNCADLRTKAMGEEIGDARFVPHVVLHEFETWVIAAAMDTNRVLGDAGVAKRLQAEARSVGGDVELLNDSRATAPSKRVLKSWPDYDKVTDGVEVIREAGLPAVLERCPGLRGWVGRLLAQ, from the coding sequence ATGACGACCTTCCGCCAGATCGCGATCGTGGTGGAAGGCCAGACTGAGTCCGCGTTCGTCAGTGAGATCTTGGCGCCGTACCTGCAGGCCACCGGTGTCTATGTCACGCCGGTCATCGTCACGACGTCGCGGCTCGCCAACGGGACCACCTTCAAGGGTGGCGGAACAGTGTGGAAGCACTACGAGAACGACATCCGGAGACTACTGCGTGCCACGCACTTCCACTGTGTGTCGATCCTGCTCGACTTCTACGCTTACCCGCGCAATGCTCCCGGTTCCGACTGCTGTGACCGGCCGCACACCGCGCGGAACTGTGCCGACCTGCGGACCAAGGCGATGGGGGAAGAAATCGGCGATGCACGCTTCGTCCCTCACGTCGTGCTGCACGAGTTCGAGACGTGGGTGATCGCCGCGGCGATGGACACGAATCGAGTGCTCGGGGACGCAGGCGTCGCGAAGCGGCTGCAGGCTGAGGCTCGCTCGGTCGGCGGGGACGTCGAACTGTTGAACGACTCGCGGGCAACGGCGCCCTCCAAGCGGGTGCTGAAGTCGTGGCCCGACTACGACAAGGTGACCGACGGCGTCGAGGTCATTCGGGAGGCGGGTCTGCCGGCGGTGCTCGAGCGTTGTCCCGGCCTCAGGGGCTGGGTCGGCCGGTTGCTGGCCCAGTGA
- the guaB gene encoding IMP dehydrogenase, with product MDITPAGVPDKFAVLGLTFDDVLLQPNESDVIPSEASTRSRVSRNVWVNIPLLSSAMDTVTEARMAIAMARQGGLGVLHRNLSIEDQAQQVDLVKRSESGMIAQPITIGPDASIGEADALCAQYRISGVPVVDDAGVLVGIVTNRDMRFENDLSRPVREVMTKQPLITGKQGISADDAMALLSKHKVEKLPLVDDAGKLTGLITLKDFVKRDKFPLSTKDGSGRLMVGAAIGFFGEAYKRAMSLVEAGVDVLVVDTAHGHSQAQLEIIRKLKADPATRGVDIVGGNVGTRAGAQALVEAGADGVKVGVGPGSICTTRVVSGVGVPQVTAIYEASLACKAAGVPVIGDGGLQYSGDIAKALVAGADTVMLGSLLAGCEESPGDLVFINGKQFKAYRGMGSLGAMQSGGLRKSYSKDRYFQHDGGSDEKLIAEGVEGQVPYRGPLSAVAHQLIGGLRQSMWYTGARTVPELQDKGRFVRITSAGLQESHPHDIQMTVEAPNYSGR from the coding sequence ATGGACATCACACCCGCTGGAGTTCCCGACAAGTTCGCCGTCCTCGGCCTCACCTTCGACGACGTGCTGCTGCAGCCCAACGAGTCCGACGTCATCCCCTCCGAGGCCAGCACCCGGTCCCGGGTCAGCCGCAACGTCTGGGTGAACATCCCGCTGCTGTCCAGCGCGATGGACACCGTCACCGAGGCCCGGATGGCGATCGCGATGGCCCGCCAGGGCGGCCTCGGCGTCCTGCACCGCAACCTCTCGATCGAGGACCAGGCCCAGCAGGTCGACCTGGTCAAGCGCTCCGAGTCCGGCATGATCGCCCAGCCGATCACGATCGGTCCGGACGCCAGCATCGGCGAGGCCGACGCGCTGTGCGCGCAGTACCGGATCTCCGGCGTGCCCGTCGTGGACGACGCCGGTGTTCTGGTCGGCATCGTGACGAACCGCGACATGCGCTTCGAGAACGACCTGTCCCGCCCGGTCCGCGAGGTGATGACCAAGCAGCCGCTGATCACCGGCAAGCAGGGCATCTCGGCCGACGACGCGATGGCGCTGCTGAGCAAGCACAAGGTGGAGAAGCTGCCGCTGGTCGACGACGCCGGCAAGCTGACCGGCCTGATCACGCTGAAAGACTTCGTCAAGCGGGACAAGTTCCCGCTGTCCACCAAGGACGGCAGCGGCCGGTTGATGGTCGGCGCCGCGATCGGCTTCTTCGGCGAGGCGTACAAGCGGGCCATGTCCCTGGTCGAGGCCGGTGTCGACGTGCTCGTCGTGGACACCGCGCACGGTCACTCCCAGGCGCAGCTGGAGATCATCCGCAAGCTCAAGGCCGACCCGGCGACCCGCGGTGTGGACATCGTCGGCGGCAACGTCGGCACCCGCGCGGGTGCGCAGGCCCTGGTCGAGGCCGGTGCGGACGGTGTCAAGGTCGGCGTCGGCCCGGGCTCGATCTGTACGACGCGGGTCGTGTCCGGCGTCGGCGTTCCGCAGGTCACCGCGATCTACGAGGCCTCGCTGGCGTGCAAGGCGGCCGGCGTCCCGGTCATCGGCGACGGCGGCCTGCAGTACTCCGGCGACATCGCCAAGGCGCTCGTCGCCGGTGCGGACACAGTCATGCTGGGCTCGCTGCTGGCCGGCTGCGAGGAGTCGCCGGGCGACCTGGTGTTCATCAACGGCAAGCAGTTCAAGGCGTACCGCGGGATGGGTTCGCTCGGCGCGATGCAGTCCGGCGGCCTGCGCAAGTCGTACTCCAAGGACCGCTACTTCCAGCACGACGGCGGCTCCGACGAGAAGCTGATCGCCGAGGGCGTCGAGGGTCAGGTCCCGTACCGCGGACCGCTGTCGGCCGTCGCGCACCAGCTGATCGGCGGCCTGCGCCAGTCGATGTGGTACACCGGCGCTCGCACCGTCCCGGAGCTGCAGGACAAGGGCCGCTTCGTCCGCATCACCTCCGCCGGCCTCCAGGAGTCCCACCCGCACGACATCCAGATGACGGTCGAGGCGCCGAACTACTCCGGCCGCTGA
- a CDS encoding TIGR03086 family metal-binding protein, with translation MDVVELHNRTVANFAELVSGVAADQWSAPTPCSDWDVRALVNHVVGEERWTVPLMDGKTIAEVGTALDGDLLEDDPAGAASYAAREATVAATRSIDKVHLSYGDEDPHEYLRQLAADHLIHGWDLAVAIGARPRLDADLVDEVGPWFAEREQIYRSAGMIGTHLDGFTDPADKLLAAFGRDPGWSPALDVLDRFGSAFDAGDLETVMSLVTDDIVFESTSPSPDGSRLEGMDAVRAEWARLFADTDDPHFETEETVVLGDRAVVRWRYSWRESSGDRGHIRGVDVLRLRDGKVAEKLSYVKG, from the coding sequence ATGGATGTAGTTGAACTGCACAACCGCACGGTCGCGAACTTCGCGGAGCTGGTCTCAGGGGTGGCAGCCGATCAATGGTCGGCGCCGACGCCGTGCTCGGACTGGGACGTCCGGGCACTGGTGAACCACGTCGTCGGCGAGGAGCGGTGGACCGTGCCGCTGATGGACGGCAAGACGATCGCCGAGGTCGGGACCGCGCTCGACGGGGATCTGCTCGAGGACGATCCGGCCGGCGCGGCGTCGTACGCGGCCCGTGAGGCGACCGTTGCGGCGACCCGGTCGATCGACAAGGTGCATCTGTCGTACGGCGACGAGGACCCACACGAGTACCTGCGCCAGCTCGCCGCCGATCACCTGATCCACGGGTGGGACCTGGCGGTGGCGATCGGTGCTCGACCACGTCTCGACGCCGACCTGGTCGACGAGGTCGGGCCCTGGTTCGCGGAGCGCGAGCAGATCTACCGGTCGGCGGGCATGATCGGCACGCACCTCGACGGCTTCACCGATCCCGCCGACAAGCTGCTGGCTGCCTTCGGACGTGATCCGGGCTGGAGTCCGGCGCTCGACGTGCTCGACCGGTTCGGCAGCGCGTTCGACGCAGGGGACCTGGAGACGGTGATGTCGTTGGTCACCGACGACATCGTGTTCGAGTCGACCTCGCCGTCCCCCGACGGCAGCCGCCTCGAGGGCATGGACGCCGTACGGGCGGAGTGGGCGCGGCTGTTCGCGGACACCGACGACCCACACTTCGAGACCGAGGAGACCGTGGTGCTCGGCGACCGGGCCGTCGTGCGGTGGCGGTACTCGTGGCGTGAGTCGTCCGGCGATCGCGGGCACATCCGCGGGGTCGACGTACTGCGGCTGCGCGACGGGAAGGTCGCCGAGAAGCTGTCCTACGTGAAAGGTTAG
- a CDS encoding AAA family ATPase: protein MTAEVPLRRIEVSGLTSLRHATLDLSSAVTLLVGPNGAGKSNVVDAFEMLGRIIDQQLNDTLVRTGGFATMLHRTRDPALSPESIEIEVWGEWQGQISNGYRVRVEAGTDDTAVVRETVMFHDRSRFDEPYTTVLRTARESKLRDEAETSRTASYVLGVVSGCRVFHFDDTSADAPVKRRVDPADNITLHPDARNVAAVLLRLRAEDPSRYGRIVRVVRTVAPYFDDFVLEPEGGAIRLRWRERGLDSVFSANNLSDGTLRFICLAVLLLQDNAAGTIVLDEPELGLHPFAIHQLAALLRRAAGDRRVVAATQSVTLLEQFSVDEVAIVERTSEGTQIQRPDPRSLEEWLGDYSLGELWEKNLLGGRPRPDDSPRVVSG from the coding sequence ATGACTGCTGAGGTGCCACTTCGGCGGATCGAGGTGAGCGGCCTCACCTCGCTGCGTCATGCGACGTTGGACCTGTCGAGTGCCGTCACGCTGCTGGTCGGTCCGAACGGTGCAGGCAAGAGCAACGTGGTCGACGCCTTCGAGATGCTCGGACGGATCATCGATCAGCAGTTGAACGACACCCTGGTGCGGACCGGTGGCTTCGCGACCATGCTGCACCGGACGCGGGATCCTGCGCTATCACCTGAGTCGATCGAGATCGAGGTGTGGGGTGAGTGGCAGGGGCAGATCTCGAACGGCTACCGCGTCCGGGTCGAGGCCGGCACCGACGACACCGCGGTCGTGCGGGAGACTGTGATGTTCCACGACCGATCGCGGTTCGATGAGCCGTACACGACGGTTCTGCGAACGGCTCGAGAGAGCAAACTGCGGGACGAGGCGGAAACCTCTCGCACAGCGTCGTATGTGCTCGGGGTGGTCTCGGGCTGCCGAGTATTCCATTTCGACGACACGAGCGCCGATGCACCGGTGAAACGGCGGGTCGATCCGGCCGACAACATCACACTGCATCCGGACGCACGCAACGTCGCTGCCGTCCTGCTGCGGCTGCGTGCGGAGGATCCGTCCCGGTACGGCCGCATAGTCCGCGTCGTACGTACTGTTGCGCCGTACTTCGACGACTTTGTGCTCGAGCCAGAAGGCGGAGCGATCAGGCTCAGATGGCGCGAGCGCGGACTCGACTCGGTATTCTCTGCCAACAATCTGAGCGACGGGACCTTGCGGTTCATCTGCTTGGCGGTCCTCCTGCTACAGGACAACGCGGCAGGCACGATCGTCCTTGACGAGCCGGAGCTGGGTCTGCACCCGTTCGCGATCCACCAACTCGCAGCCCTCCTACGCAGAGCCGCCGGCGATCGACGTGTGGTTGCCGCCACGCAGTCGGTGACCCTCCTAGAGCAGTTCAGCGTGGACGAGGTCGCGATTGTCGAGCGGACCAGCGAAGGCACCCAGATTCAGCGGCCGGACCCTCGCTCGCTCGAGGAGTGGCTCGGGGACTATTCACTGGGTGAGCTGTGGGAGAAGAACCTGCTGGGCGGACGGCCTCGTCCGGACGACTCGCCCCGTGTGGTGAGTGGATGA
- a CDS encoding GuaB3 family IMP dehydrogenase-related protein, whose amino-acid sequence MTEIEIGRAKRGRQAYAFDDIAIVPSRRTRDPEEVSVAWQIDAYRFELPILAAPMDSVMSPATAIAIGKAGGLGVLNLEGLWTRYEDPTSLLEEITSLETQQATHRLQEIYSAPIKPELLSQRVQEIRDSGVTVAGALSPQRTKQFAKHVVDAGVDLFVIRGTTVSAEHVSGQAEPLNLKQFIYDLDVPVIVGGCATHQAALHLMRTGAAGVLVGFGGGAAHTTRKVLGVAVPMASAVADVAAARRDYMDESGGRYVHVIADGSVGRSGDVAKAIACGADAVMVGSPLARASDAPGGGYHWGAEAWHQDLPRGERVEVGVTGTMEQILFGPSWVPDGTMNLVGALKRAMATTGYTELKEFQRVEVVVG is encoded by the coding sequence ATGACCGAGATCGAGATCGGCCGTGCCAAGCGTGGGCGGCAGGCGTACGCGTTCGACGACATCGCGATTGTGCCGTCGCGCCGGACGCGGGACCCCGAGGAGGTCTCGGTTGCCTGGCAGATCGACGCGTACCGGTTCGAGCTGCCGATCCTGGCCGCGCCGATGGACTCGGTGATGTCGCCGGCCACCGCGATCGCGATCGGCAAGGCCGGCGGTCTCGGCGTGCTCAACCTCGAAGGTCTCTGGACGCGGTACGAGGACCCGACCAGCCTGCTCGAGGAGATCACCAGCCTCGAGACGCAGCAGGCCACGCACCGGCTGCAGGAGATCTACTCGGCGCCGATCAAGCCCGAGCTGCTTTCCCAGCGGGTGCAGGAGATCCGCGACTCCGGTGTGACCGTGGCCGGTGCGCTGTCGCCGCAGCGGACCAAGCAGTTCGCGAAGCATGTCGTGGACGCGGGCGTCGACCTGTTCGTCATCCGCGGTACGACGGTGTCGGCCGAGCACGTGTCCGGCCAGGCGGAGCCGCTCAACCTGAAGCAGTTCATCTACGACCTCGACGTACCGGTGATCGTCGGTGGCTGCGCGACGCACCAGGCAGCGTTGCACCTGATGCGGACCGGTGCGGCCGGCGTGCTCGTCGGCTTCGGCGGTGGCGCGGCGCACACTACCCGCAAGGTGCTCGGCGTTGCCGTGCCGATGGCGAGCGCGGTGGCCGATGTGGCCGCGGCGCGGCGGGACTACATGGACGAGTCCGGCGGCCGGTACGTGCATGTCATCGCGGACGGCTCGGTCGGGCGGTCCGGCGACGTAGCGAAGGCGATCGCCTGCGGTGCGGACGCGGTGATGGTCGGCTCGCCGCTGGCGCGGGCGAGCGACGCCCCGGGTGGCGGATACCACTGGGGTGCCGAGGCCTGGCATCAGGACCTGCCGCGCGGCGAGCGGGTCGAGGTCGGCGTCACCGGCACGATGGAGCAGATCCTGTTCGGCCCGTCCTGGGTCCCCGACGGCACGATGAACCTGGTCGGCGCCCTCAAGCGAGCGATGGCGACCACCGGCTACACGGAGCTCAAGGAGTTCCAGCGAGTCGAGGTCGTCGTCGGTTGA
- a CDS encoding succinic semialdehyde dehydrogenase: protein MSEQTSIPADPELDPTASYATDQSVIRRLSGLLRATAGTRTSYAPATGQPIADLPVSREDDVVAAVRLARKTQQTWRQVPLAERAAILLRYHDLVLDHRHELVDLIIRESGKARKQAFEELAHVALTARYYGRKAAELLEPQRKLGIFPVLTRAEERFVPKGVVGIISPWNYPLTMAISDGLPAILAGNTVVHKPDSQTPLTALRGIELLYEAGLPREAWLAVNGDGPTVGGALIQNADYICFTGSTRTGRLVAKQCGERLIGCSLELGGKNPMLVLRDADLNRAAEGAVRACFANAGQLCVSMERLYVADQVYDAFVTAFVDRVKKLRLSAGTGWDVDMGSLISKAQLETVTRHVEDARSQGATVLVGGKPRPDIGPLFYEPTVLSGVTPAMECFDNETFGPVVSIYRFSDESEAIQRANEGEYGLNASVWTRDGRRGRAVAAQLMAGTVNVNEGYGATFGSIDTPMGGMRSSGLGRRQGVEGIRRYVEPQAIATQRVIPIAASHGLSDEKFAELMTGALRVLKKIGRP, encoded by the coding sequence ATGAGCGAGCAGACGTCGATTCCCGCGGATCCGGAGCTCGATCCGACCGCGTCGTACGCGACCGACCAGTCGGTCATCCGCCGGCTGTCGGGGCTGCTGCGGGCGACGGCCGGCACCAGGACGTCGTACGCGCCGGCCACCGGGCAGCCGATCGCGGACCTGCCGGTGTCCCGCGAGGACGACGTGGTCGCCGCGGTCCGGCTCGCCCGGAAGACCCAGCAGACCTGGCGCCAGGTGCCGCTCGCCGAGCGCGCCGCGATCCTGCTGCGGTACCACGACCTGGTCCTCGACCACCGCCACGAGCTGGTCGACCTGATCATCCGCGAGTCCGGCAAGGCGCGGAAGCAGGCGTTCGAGGAGCTCGCGCACGTCGCGCTGACGGCCCGGTACTACGGCCGCAAGGCCGCCGAACTGCTCGAGCCGCAGCGCAAGCTCGGCATCTTCCCGGTGCTGACCCGGGCCGAGGAGCGGTTCGTGCCGAAGGGTGTCGTCGGCATCATCTCGCCGTGGAACTACCCGCTGACGATGGCGATCTCCGACGGGCTGCCCGCGATCCTGGCCGGCAACACGGTCGTGCACAAACCGGACAGCCAGACCCCGCTGACCGCGCTCCGCGGGATCGAGCTGCTGTACGAGGCCGGCCTGCCGCGGGAAGCCTGGCTCGCGGTGAACGGCGACGGCCCGACCGTCGGCGGCGCGCTGATCCAGAACGCCGACTACATCTGCTTCACCGGCTCGACCAGGACCGGCCGATTGGTCGCGAAGCAGTGCGGTGAGCGGCTGATCGGCTGCAGCCTCGAGCTCGGCGGCAAGAACCCGATGCTGGTACTGCGCGACGCCGACCTCAACCGCGCCGCGGAAGGCGCCGTCCGCGCCTGCTTCGCGAACGCCGGCCAGCTCTGCGTCTCGATGGAGCGGCTGTACGTCGCCGACCAGGTGTACGACGCTTTCGTGACGGCCTTCGTGGACCGGGTGAAGAAGCTCCGGCTCTCGGCCGGCACCGGTTGGGACGTCGACATGGGCTCGCTGATCTCGAAGGCGCAGCTCGAGACGGTCACCCGGCATGTCGAGGACGCCCGCTCGCAGGGTGCAACGGTGCTGGTAGGCGGCAAGCCACGCCCGGACATCGGGCCGCTCTTCTACGAGCCGACGGTGCTGTCCGGCGTCACCCCCGCGATGGAGTGCTTCGACAACGAGACCTTCGGGCCGGTCGTCTCGATCTACCGGTTCTCCGACGAGTCCGAGGCGATCCAGCGCGCCAACGAGGGCGAGTACGGCCTGAACGCGAGCGTCTGGACCCGCGACGGCCGGCGTGGTCGCGCGGTCGCGGCGCAGCTGATGGCCGGCACGGTCAACGTCAACGAGGGGTACGGCGCGACGTTCGGGTCGATCGACACCCCGATGGGTGGGATGCGATCGTCCGGCCTCGGCCGCCGCCAGGGCGTCGAGGGCATCCGCCGGTACGTCGAACCGCAGGCGATCGCCACCCAGAGGGTGATCCCGATCGCGGCCTCGCACGGGCTGTCCGACGAGAAGTTCGCCGAGCTGATGACCGGCGCACTGCGGGTGCTGAAGAAGATCGGCCGGCCGTGA